The Penaeus vannamei isolate JL-2024 chromosome 16, ASM4276789v1, whole genome shotgun sequence genome includes a window with the following:
- the LOC138864363 gene encoding TRIO and F-actin-binding protein-like yields the protein MSKDLFRALQEITKRPNSGKVEGEGKAPSQEEAASRPRERRENPMSKDLFRALQETAERPNPGKGDGKGRSPTAQEEVASRPRARRENPSKDLFRALQETAERPNPGKGEGEGRSPTAQEEVASRPRARRENPSKDLFRALQETAERPNPGKGDGKGRSPTAQEEVASRPRARRENPSKDLFRALQETAERPNPGKGDGKGRSPTAQEEVASRPRARRENPSKDLFRALQETAERPKPGKGDGERETAERPNPGKGDGKGRSPTAQEEVASRPRARRENPSKDLFRALQETAERPNPGKGDGKGRSPTAQEEAASRPRARRENPKSKDLFRALQETAERPNPGKGEGEGRSPTAQEEAASRPRARRENPMSKDLFRALQETAERPNPGKGEGEGRSPTAQEEAASRPRAQRENPRSKDLFRALQETAERPNPGKGEGEGRSPTAQEEAASRPRAQRENPRSKDLFRALQETARKPNPGKGEGEGRSPTAQEEAASRPRARRENPMSKDLFRALQETAERPNPGKGEGEGRAPTAEEEVASRPHARRGLRRLLHARPRPLKRKMPREEPAQGEDFGAGCTRPSGPRGIDGTGPSPAKRQTRRGHMVSGPGAVRSRSSGPFEESYRVLVYSDAPMQDDFYWTDDSTSASDEAEPRPAMTQRLQDPAQDDLSLNDVAQSVSEETTEPSPAKKQRLQEPAQDDLYLTDDSESDSDETEPSPARKRKPQDPAQQDDLYLTDDDSQSDSDESEPSPAKKQRRFSFVKFFSIKVLFCVESASGSTTFFIAVFITHPLHYGEDPLEFFSLLSSFQNVIIVPLVNLQVWLTRTAVRNAHAGCYGRSAGVVEAEGGCEEDTVLSWNLYRIAYRVSINIFYRDSIKKSKETLYNFYSMLYRKTFRKIFRVSVEFL from the exons ATGAGTAAAGACCTCTTCCGGGCGCTGCAGGAGATCACGAAGAGGCCCAACTCCGGCAAGGTCGAGGGCGAAGGCAAGGCCCCGTCTCAAGAGGAAGCCGCCTCGAGACCCCGCGAACGACGAGAAAACCCGATGAGTAAAGACCTCTTCCGGGCGCTGCAGGAGACCGCCGAGAGGCCCAACCCCGGCAAGGGCGACGGCAAAGGCAGGTCCCCGACCGCTCAAGAGGAAGTCGCCTCGAGACCCCGCGCACGACGAGAAAACCCGAGTAAAGACCTCTTCCGGGCGCTGCAGGAGACCGCCGAGAGGCCCAACCCCGGCAAGGGCGAGGGCGAAGGCAGGTCCCCGACCGCTCAAGAGGAAGTCGCCTCGAGACCCCGCGCACGACGAGAAAACCCGAGTAAAGACCTCTTCCGGGCGCTGCAGGAGACCGCCGAGAGGCCCAACCCCGGCAAGGGCGACGGCAAAGGCAGGTCCCCGACCGCTCAAGAGGAAGTCGCCTCGAGACCCCGCGCACGACGAGAAAACCCGAGTAAAGACCTCTTCCGGGCGCTGCAGGAGACCGCCGAGAGGCCCAACCCCGGCAAGGGCGACGGCAAAGGCAGGTCCCCGACCGCTCAAGAGGAAGTCGCCTCGAGACCCCGCGCACGACGAGAAAACCCGAGTAAAGACCTCTTCCGGGCGCTGCAGGAGACCGCCGAGAGGCCCAAGCCCGGCAAGGGCGACGGCGAGCGG GAGACCGCCGAGAGGCCCAACCCCGGCAAGGGCGACGGCAAAGGCAGGTCCCCGACCGCTCAAGAGGAAGTCGCCTCGAGACCCCGCGCACGACGAGAAAACCCGAGTAAAGACCTCTTCCGGGCGCTGCAGGAGACCGCCGAGAGGCCCAACCCCGGCAAGGGCGACGGCAAAGGCAGGTCCCCGACCGCTCAAGAGGAAGCCGCCTCGAGACCCCGCGCACGACGAGAAAACCCGAAGAGTAAAGACCTCTTCCGGGCGCTGCAGGAGACCGCCGAGAGGCCCAACCCCGGCAAGGGCGAGGGCGAAGGCAGGTCCCCGACCGCTCAAGAGGAAGCCGCCTCGAGACCCCGCGCACGACGAGAAAACCCGATGAGTAAAGACCTCTTCCGGGCGCTGCAGGAGACCGCCGAGAGGCCCAACCCCGGCAAGGGCGAGGGCGAAGGCAGGTCCCCGACCGCTCAAGAGGAAGCCGCCTCGAGACCCCGCGCACAACGAGAAAACCCGAGGAGTAAAGACCTCTTCCGGGCGCTGCAGGAGACCGCCGAGAGGCCCAACCCCGGCAAGGGCGAGGGCGAAGGCAGGTCCCCGACCGCTCAAGAGGAAGCCGCCTCGAGACCCCGCGCACAACGAGAAAACCCGAGGAGTAAAGACCTCTTCCGGGCGCTGCAGGAGACCGCCAGGAAGCCCAACCCCGGCAAGGGCGAGGGCGAAGGCAGGTCCCCGACCGCTCAAGAGGAAGCCGCCTCGAGACCCCGCGCACGACGAGAAAACCCGATGAGTAAAGACCTCTTCCGGGCGCTGCAGGAGACCGCCGAGAGGCCCAACCCCGGCAAGGGCGAGGGCGAAGGCAGGGCCCCGACCGCTGAAGAGGAAGTCGCCTCGAGACCCCACGCAAGACGAGGACTTCGTCGCCTGCTGCACGCGAGGCCCCGTCCGCTCAAGAGGAAGATGCCTCGAGAAGAGCCTGCGCAGGGCGAGGACTTCGGCGCCGGCTGCACGCGTCCGTCCGGTCCCCGTGGCATCGACGGGACAGGGCCCAGTCCGGCCAAGAGGCAGACGCGACGTGGCCACATGGTCTCAGGTCCCGGTGCGGTGCGTAGCCGCTCGTCTGGGCCTTTTGAGGAGTCGTACCGAGTGCTAGTCTACTCGGATGCCCCTATGCAGGACGACTTTTACTGGACCGACGACAGCACTAGCGCATCGGACGAGGCAGAACCCAGGCCGGCCATGACGCAGAGGCTTCAGGACCCCGCGCAGGACGACCTCTCCCTGAACGACGTCGCCCAGAGCGTTTCGGAAGAGACGACGGAACCCAGTCCGGCCAAGAAACAGAGGCTTCAGGAACCCGCGCAGGACGACCTCTACTTGACCGACGACTCCGAGAGTGATTCGGACGAGACAGAACCCAGTCCGGCCCGGAAACGGAAGCCTCAGGACCCCGCGCAGCAGGACGACCTCTACTTGACCGACGACGACTCCCAGAGTGATTCGGACGAGTCAGAACCCAGTCCGGCCAAGAAGCAGAG acggttctCTTTCGTCAAATTCTTCTCCATCaaagtccttttctgcgtcgagtCGGCGTCTGGATCCACGACCTtcttcatcgctgtcttcatcactcatcctcttcaTTATGGCGAAGATCCTCTCGAGTTTTTCTCGTTGTTATCGAGTTTCCAAAACGTCATCATTGTTCCTCTAGTGAATCTTCAGGTTTGGTTGACACGAA CGGCAGTGAGGAACGCCCACGCCGGCTGCTATGGGCGTTCTGCGGGCGTGGTGGAGGCTGAGGGCGGCTGCGAGGAGGACACTGTTCTCTCATg GAATTTGTATAGAATTGCCTATAGAGTTTCTATAAACATTTTCTATAGAGATTctataaaaaaatctaaagaaactctatataatttctattcaaTGCTCTATAGAAAAACTTTTAGAAAAATCTTTAGAGTTTCTGTAGAGTTTCTTTAG